CGACCAGATCAGCATCCGTCGGCCCACGGCCATCGAACTCGTCGACGAACGCATCGAGTTCGCTCGCCGACGAGGCACCGATCAGTTCTCGCCCGGCCGTCGTACTCGAGTTCCCCACCCCAAGCCGATCCGCAACCAGATCGGAAACGGACTCGGCCATCCGCCGGTACGTGGTGAGTTTGCCGCCGACGATACTGACGAAGTTGGCGACGCCGTCCTCGGCGTGATCGAGTTGAACGAACCCGCGCGAGATACCGCGGCCGCCGCGAGCCGCCTCGTCGGGTTCGTACAGCGGGCGGATGCCCCACCACGTCCGAACCTGTGGGGCGTCGGCCACGGCGGGGAGCATCGTCGCACACTCGCGGATCGTCCGCTCGACTTCCTGCTGGTCGCGCTCGAACTCGTCGAGATCGTCGACCGGCACGCTCGTCGTCCCGAGCACGACCTCGTCGTCGTGCGGAACGATGATATCGCCGTCCGCTGGATCCCGACAGCGATTGAGCACCGGTTCGAGGCCGTCGTGGTCGACCGAAACCATCACGCCTCGCGTCGGGCGCATTTCCACTGTCACGCCCGCCATTGCTGCGACCGCGCCGGCGTGTGGCCCCGTCGCGTTGACAACGAATTCGGGTTCGACGACGGTCTCTGCTGCGCCGCCGAGCGAAACCGAGTCGATGCGCTCGCCCTCGAGTACCATCGATTCCACCGGTGCGTGTGTCAGAATGCGAGCGCCGTGTTCGCGAGCGTCGGCGGCAGTAGCCGCGACCAGCCGCGAGGGGAGGACGACGGCGTCCGGCACCCACATCGCGCGTTCGACAGCTGCGGCGAGTCCGGACACCGCCTCCCGCGCGTCGTCGCCGTCGACGACTTCGACCGGAATGCCCAGTTCCTCGCAGGCCGCACGTTTCTCGTCGAAGTACGCCGAGTCGTCGCCGGCCACTTGCACGAAGAGACCGCGAGTCTCTCGGATGCACTCGCCCGCAATCTCCCGCAGGATTTGGTTCTCCTCGAGGCACTCGAGTGCACCCTCGGCGTCGGCTTCGGCGTAGCGGGCGCCGCTGTGAAGGAGGCCGTGTGAGCGCCCGGTGGTGCCGGCCGAGAGGCCGCCGCGTTCGGCGAGTGTGACGTCGACGCCGCGAAGGGTGAGGTCGCGGGCGATTCCAGTTCCGGTTGCGCCGCCGCCGATGACGAGGACGTCGGTTGTGATGGGCATTGCGTGTACCAGTGCGTATTAGCAGGTTTCAGTGATGTCGTGCCATAACAGGAACCAACTCTTCCGAAGCTGTCACGGCGACAAACTCCCTCAGTCCGTGTCCGCTACTGCGTCGCCGTCGCATCCGACCCAAACTGCTCGCGCACCTTCTCGACCTTCGGTGCCGCATGCATCGAACAATACGCGTCGTTCGGGTTCTTCTCGAAGTAATCCTGATGATACTCCTCGGCCTCGTAGAACGTCTCGAGTGGCTCGATTTCGGTAACGATCCCCTCGTACAGCCCTTCGTCTTCGAGTGCCGCCGCAAACGCCTCGGCCGTCTCGAGTTGGTCCTCGTCGTGAGCGTAGATCGCAGAGCGGTACTGCGAGCCGATATCCGGCCCCTCTCGATCCTTCGTCGTCGGGTTGTGAATCGTGAAGAAGACTTCGAGCAGGTCCTCGTAGGCGATCTGGTCCGGCTCGTACTCGAGTTGGACGACTTCCGCGTGACCAGTCTCGCCGGAGCAGACCGCTTCGTAGGTGGGGTTCTCGGTGTGGCCGCCGGCGTAGCCGGAGGTGACGGACTCGATGCCGTCGAGGGCCTTGAACGCGGCTTCGACACACCAGAAGCAACCGCCGCCGAAGGTGGCTCGTTCCATGTGCTGGGGTATGTGATGCGTGAGGAAAGGTGTGACGGGATACGGGACGGTGGGAGACCACGTGGTGGGCGGCAAGAATCCAGTTAGTCCGCGACGCGCCACGTCAGTAACACACCGCCGTCGAGGCGCTCGACCTCGCCCAACTCGAGTTCGGGAAAGTTCTCAACGAAGCCATCGCCGTCGGCCAGCGTCGGCGCGTCCCGCCCGCCGATCACTTTGGGGCCGACGAACACCGAAAGGTCGTCGACCAGGCCCGCCTCGAACAGCGAGAAGATGAGTTCGCCGCCGCCCTCGACCATCACCCGTTCTATGCCCTGTTCCTGCAGCGCGGCGAACGCCCGCAGGAGGTCGACTCGCTCCTCGCCCGCAGTGATGAGGTCGGCGTGCTCGGCGAGCGCCGCTCGCTGCTCGACCGGCGCTGCGTCGCTCACGCAGACGTAGGTCGTCGCGGCGTCGTCGAGGACTTCGGCGGAGGATGGCGTCCGTGCACTCGAGTCCACGACGACGCGAGCGGGGTTCGCTGGCTTGCCGTTGGTTCGGCGCTCATCACGAAGGTTCTCGTCCTTGACGGTGAGGTGTGGGTCATCCGCGAGAACGGTGCCGACGCCGACGACGACGGCGTCGCTGTCGGCGCGGAGTCGGTCGACGCGGTCGAAGTCTGCGTCACCGCTGATGGCGATCTGTTCGCGCCGGCGCGAGGAGAGTTTCCCGTCCGCGCTCATGGCGGCGTTGACGACGACGTGCATACGTCCGCTGTGGTGGGGATCCCCAAGAAGATGGTGTGTTTCGGCCGACAGGGAGCTCAGCCGTTGTATGCTTCTTCGAACACTTCCTCGTTGTCGCGTCCATCGACGACGGTTACCTCGACCGTAGTCAGGTGAGCATCGTCGACAGAGACTCGAACGAGTCCTGCCGGGAACATCGGTGCTTGGTCGCCTTCTTCTGCGTTGTCCCCGATTGCTCTCACCGTCCCAACGAGTGTATCCCCAGACAGCGTTAGATTCTCCACCTCGATTTCAGACTGGTTGGTCAGTGGCCATTCCGTTACGACGTAGATCAGGAGTTCGGACTCGAAGTCAGTCGCGTCGATGAACGCTTCGTTCGTCGAACGGCGATCAGCGAGCGGACCCAGATCCAGCGGTACGCTACGATATGCCTCCTTCGATGACTCGTACAGTTCTACTGCCCCAACTGAGGACTCGGTATCGAAGCGAAGTGAGGAGGCGTGCGTAGCGAGCACTGCCCCCAGCTGGTGGGTATCATAGCCGACGTCGCTTCCAGCCGTGGCTGAGCCTTCATTGTTGGAAGAGCCACCCTGTAGACAGCCGGCTGTCGCGAACGACAGAGACGCACCGATTGTCGTTAGAATATGGCGACGCTTCATAGGCGTTTTTTACACAGTAGTATACATGAACGTTGTCACCACTCAAAACAGTGTTTCAGCTTGGAGCGATTCAGTGAGTGGAAACAGCCTACCGCTCCTGATCGAGTAGTTCGTCGACCAGCGTTTCCATCGAGTACTGCTGCAGTGGCTCGTGGCCGTCCCGGAGCGTGCTGATCGTGAACGTCGATTTCGTGCGCACGACGCCGTCCATCGACTCGAACTCGCTCACCAGCGACTCCA
The DNA window shown above is from Natrialba magadii ATCC 43099 and carries:
- a CDS encoding FAD-dependent oxidoreductase, with amino-acid sequence MPITTDVLVIGGGATGTGIARDLTLRGVDVTLAERGGLSAGTTGRSHGLLHSGARYAEADAEGALECLEENQILREIAGECIRETRGLFVQVAGDDSAYFDEKRAACEELGIPVEVVDGDDAREAVSGLAAAVERAMWVPDAVVLPSRLVAATAADAREHGARILTHAPVESMVLEGERIDSVSLGGAAETVVEPEFVVNATGPHAGAVAAMAGVTVEMRPTRGVMVSVDHDGLEPVLNRCRDPADGDIIVPHDDEVVLGTTSVPVDDLDEFERDQQEVERTIRECATMLPAVADAPQVRTWWGIRPLYEPDEAARGGRGISRGFVQLDHAEDGVANFVSIVGGKLTTYRRMAESVSDLVADRLGVGNSSTTAGRELIGASSASELDAFVDEFDGRGPTDADLVDQDG
- the msrA gene encoding peptide-methionine (S)-S-oxide reductase MsrA encodes the protein MERATFGGGCFWCVEAAFKALDGIESVTSGYAGGHTENPTYEAVCSGETGHAEVVQLEYEPDQIAYEDLLEVFFTIHNPTTKDREGPDIGSQYRSAIYAHDEDQLETAEAFAAALEDEGLYEGIVTEIEPLETFYEAEEYHQDYFEKNPNDAYCSMHAAPKVEKVREQFGSDATATQ
- a CDS encoding 2,5-diamino-6-(ribosylamino)-4(3H)-pyrimidinone 5'-phosphate reductase gives rise to the protein MHVVVNAAMSADGKLSSRRREQIAISGDADFDRVDRLRADSDAVVVGVGTVLADDPHLTVKDENLRDERRTNGKPANPARVVVDSSARTPSSAEVLDDAATTYVCVSDAAPVEQRAALAEHADLITAGEERVDLLRAFAALQEQGIERVMVEGGGELIFSLFEAGLVDDLSVFVGPKVIGGRDAPTLADGDGFVENFPELELGEVERLDGGVLLTWRVAD